In Haloarcula sp. H-GB4, the DNA window GAATCCGGAAGTGCGCCCTCGAACCCGTCAATAGAATCATCGGCCCATGTCCCGGCTGCGGCGGGGTCGTCGAAGCAATGGTACAGCGCCACCATTTGGTGGGATTTCCCGCTCCCGTACGGCCCATAGAGGATGTGCGTCCCGCGTGGGTCCTCGCCAGTCAGCGAATCGCGGAGGATTGACAGTGCCTCTCTCAGCCCCTGTGTCATCAGCGTTCGTTCAAAGAAGAGATCGGCGTCCGACTCAAATTCTTCATCGTCGTCAACATTATAGAGTTTTACTTGCCCGTCGATCTGTCCTTCTTCTCGCAATTCCCGGCTCAGGGTGACCGTGTCTGCGAGAGTCTGCGACAGCGCCGTTGTTTCTGCCATCTTAATATTCAAACACACATCAGTATGACGCAATAAACACTATGGTCCCAATGTCGTCCGGTGATACTGGTCGAATAGTAGGTCGTATGACTAAGCGCCAACGAGAGAGCCAGATAATACCTCTAAACAGGAGTCGCACAGGCGTGATTACTACCTATAGCTTGGGAACAAGAAACACGTATGACGACGGAGTGACCCCTTTGTCAGCTGATATAAGATGTAATTACAATCGGCACAAAACGTATTTCACAATCACTGGACTTTGAGTGACTATGGATGGCTACGACCTCGTTGATGTTGAGGTCACCCACAAGTCTGCAGACGATATTCTCGATAGCTTGTCAAACGACGCAGATGATCATATACAGAGCGTCCGAGCCACCCGCCTTCAGGGAGGGCAACCGGACTCCGAGCTCCGCTCGCTGAAGCAACTTGACGAGAACTCGGTAAAGATGCTTGAACATCAAGTAGATGCGGCGTATCGAGCACTCTTCGAGATGGACGGGAAAGCCTTGCTTGCCGACGAAGTCGGGTTGGGCAAGACCATCGAGGTTGGGATGATTCTCAAAGAGATGCACTTCCGGGAAACGAACGATTCGGTCCTCATTCTGACACCCGCGCAACTGGCTAAACAGTGGCAGGCAGAACTACTGGAGAAATTTGGACTTAATTTTGTCTGCAACTACGACGACGAGTTCAGCGGCTTCGATGACCACGACTACATCATCGCCAGCATCGATACCGCAAAGAGTGATCGTCATCGTACGACAGTTCTCAAGCGTGACTGGGACGTGCTCGTCCTAGATGAAGCACACTATGTCAAGAACGAGGAAACGGACCGCTATGACCTCATTGACCGCCTCTCCTACAACTATGCCTTCTTCTTGACAGCAACACCGATTCAGAACGAGCTGACAGACCTCTACAATGTTGTCTCGCTTCTCCGTCCCGGTCTCTTCGGGACACGCGATGTGTTTCATCAGTACTTCGTGAACAGCAATCAAGAAACCCTCGTCAACCGCGACGAACTACAGGAACGACTGCATAAGGTGATGATTCGGAATCGACGCGCAGATACAGATATCGATTTCACCGACCGGACTATCGATACGCGAAAGTTCGATCCCTCTGCTGAAGAACGCGAACTCTACCAAGCTGTGTCTGATTACGTCAAAGGTGCTTACAGCCAAGACCAAGGGCAGAAGTTGGTACTGATGCTCCTGCAGAAGGAGGTGGTCAGCAGCCCTGCCGCGCTCAAAGCAACCATCGAGAAGCGGTTAGACGAGCAGTCAGAACTCACGCACGCAGACGAACTGGAGTCGATTCTTGAGTTGATCGAAGGCATCGACACAGTTACGAAACAAGAGCGACTGCTGGATATTGTCGAAGAAGCCCGTGAAAACGTCGAGAAAGGGCGTGTAATCGTTTTCACACAGTTTCGAGCGACGCAACGGCAAGTACTCGAACGGCTTGCCACTGAGGGCTATACCGTCCACTCGTTCCACGGCGGCCACTCCAGTCAAGAAAAAGAGCAGATTGTCAGAGACTTCGAGGAAGAGGGCGGCGTCCTCGTTTCGACCGATGCGATGAGTGAGGGTCGCAACCTTCAGTTCTGTAATATCCTCGTGAACTACGACCTCCCGTGGAACCCGATGCGCGTCGAACAGCGGATTGGTCGGATTCATCGAATTGGTCAGAAGCGGAGTGTCTTCATTTTCAATATGGCGCTGAAAGATACCGTCGAGGAGTACGTTCTGGAGCGTCTCTATCACAAAATCGATCTGTTCCAACAGAGCGTCGGTGAGCTGAGTTCGATATTGAGTCGGCTTGAGGAATCTGGAACGAGCTTCGAAGACGAAATCTTCGAACGGTTGGTCAACGCTAATTCCGAGGTCGATCTGGAGAATGATTTCGATGACATGGCTATTAACCTCCAAGAGCAACGAGATCTTGCGGATAAATTGGAGGAGTTCAACAGCGGCGTATTTGATGGGTTCGACTTGGGGGCCAGCGATGACTGATGCTGCTGTTCCTGTCACACAGTCCGCTGTGGAAAACTTCGCTGAACAGTATCTTCGGTCAATTGGTTGTGATATTGACAAACAAGGCAATCAATGGACAGTAACTGCTCCAAACGAGGTTGATAGCGAACTACTGACGGAATCAGTGACGTTAGTCTGTGGTGACAACGTTGACGATGAGGCTGCCGAGGAACTCCACCCAGAGAGTCCGTTTTTCCAGACACTCCTTTCGGAGGCAAGTGATAGAGCACCGACGGGAAAACTCTCTCTCGAAGCAGACAACGCTGATGCTCAACTCCCCGACTGGCTTCAGGAAAGCGATCTAGAGGTGAGTTCAGCGAAATTCACGCCATACTACGACCGAACGGCACTCGTGGTGCTATTCCGTGCGCGTGTTGAGACAGTCAGCGAA includes these proteins:
- a CDS encoding DEAD/DEAH box helicase, with protein sequence MDGYDLVDVEVTHKSADDILDSLSNDADDHIQSVRATRLQGGQPDSELRSLKQLDENSVKMLEHQVDAAYRALFEMDGKALLADEVGLGKTIEVGMILKEMHFRETNDSVLILTPAQLAKQWQAELLEKFGLNFVCNYDDEFSGFDDHDYIIASIDTAKSDRHRTTVLKRDWDVLVLDEAHYVKNEETDRYDLIDRLSYNYAFFLTATPIQNELTDLYNVVSLLRPGLFGTRDVFHQYFVNSNQETLVNRDELQERLHKVMIRNRRADTDIDFTDRTIDTRKFDPSAEERELYQAVSDYVKGAYSQDQGQKLVLMLLQKEVVSSPAALKATIEKRLDEQSELTHADELESILELIEGIDTVTKQERLLDIVEEARENVEKGRVIVFTQFRATQRQVLERLATEGYTVHSFHGGHSSQEKEQIVRDFEEEGGVLVSTDAMSEGRNLQFCNILVNYDLPWNPMRVEQRIGRIHRIGQKRSVFIFNMALKDTVEEYVLERLYHKIDLFQQSVGELSSILSRLEESGTSFEDEIFERLVNANSEVDLENDFDDMAINLQEQRDLADKLEEFNSGVFDGFDLGASDD